From Megalobrama amblycephala isolate DHTTF-2021 linkage group LG24, ASM1881202v1, whole genome shotgun sequence, the proteins below share one genomic window:
- the LOC125260777 gene encoding uncharacterized protein LOC125260777, which yields MSFLLPYMQPRSSRHTLQSEPEPLDMTVAEEDVEPELSELTTPFNPLPAIQRPATPLLAGERSATPTPLPSTRTPQITAHRADTPTPTIHPRVQALVTDSQQQKRRRTVSPTTTEQQLLDIITQPTTPAPPNVPRQEDEMYYFALSLVLKLNRLLPRNRTRAQIQIMTYLADLELEDDGQRQQQPTQCITPEVASTHNHLDFSPFTPHPPTMRNKLITPNISHLPQSPPCLNSIPPFTINCSNTV from the exons ATGTCATTTCTGTTGCCATACATGCAGCCTAGAAG ttCCAGACACACTTTGCAGAGTGAGCCGGAACCTCTGGACATGACTGTGGCTGAGGAGGATGTGGAGCCAGAGTTGTCTGAACTCACTACACCTTTCAATCCCCTTCCTGCCATACAGAGGCCTGCAACACCATTACTGGCAGGTGAAAGATCAGCTACCCCCACACCACTGCCAAGCACCCGCACACCACAAATAACAGCTCACAGAGCTGACACCCCTACCCCCACTATACATCCCAGGGTTCAAGCTCTGGTGACTGACAGTCAACAACAGAAACGGAGAAGAACAGTTTCCCCGACTACAACCGAGCAACAGTTATTGGACATAATAACACAACCCACTACTCCTGCACCACCAAATGTTCCCAGACAGGAGGACGAAATGTATTATTTTGCCCTCAGTTTAGTTCTAAAACTGAACCGGCTGCTTCCCAGAAACCGTACCAGGGCACAGATACAGATAATGACCTACCTGGCTGACCTGGAGTTAGAAGATGATGGTCAGAGGCAACAGCAACCCACACAGTGTATCACACCAGAGGTCGCCAGTACCCACAATCATCTGGATTTCAGCCCATTCACCCCACACCCACCTACCATGAGGAACAAACTCATCACCCCCAACATATCACACCTCCCCCAATCTCCACCATGCCTGAACAGCATTCCTCCGTTTACCATCAACTGTAGTAATACAGTTTAA
- the LOC125260743 gene encoding gastrula zinc finger protein XlCGF49.1-like: METLFMKRTRAGEFPSHPSDQFGTFIKEETEDMKIEETFSMKHEETEEQTDLMALKESTHELNEREEEKKHYNKHPDFMIGERLTQAKKCSSQKKAQKTGTKSHFTCQQCGKSFDQHRNLQVHTRIHTGEKPFTCQECGQSFTVKGNLIVHMRNHTGESPFTCEQCGKSISGKGNLEIHMRIHTGEKPFVCQQCGQSFTHTGNLKVHMRTHTGEKPYTCTLCGNGFTRERNLRKHMNIHTGEKPFTCDHC; the protein is encoded by the exons ATGGAGACCCTCTTTATGAAGAGGACCCGTGCTGGAGAGTTCCCTTCGCACCCCTCTGACCAGTTTGGGACA tttattaaagaagagactgaagacatgaagattgaagaaacattcagtatgaaacatgaagaaactgaggaacaaacag ACCTGATGGCACTGAAAGAATCGACTCATGAACTTAATGAAagggaagaagagaaaaaacattacaataaacatCCTGATTTCATGATTGGAGAAAGATTGACACAGGCTAAAAAGTGTTCCTCACAAAAAAAAGCTCAAAAGACAGGAACTAAAAGtcatttcacctgccaacagtgtggaaagagttttgacCAACATAGAAACCTTCAAGTCCACACGAGAATTCACACTGGtgaaaagcctttcacctgtcaagagtgtggacagagtttcactgtaaaaggaaaccttatagtccacatgagaaatcacactggagagagtccATTCACCTGtgaacagtgtggaaagagtatCAGTGGAAAAGGAAACCTTgaaatccacatgagaattcacactggagagaaacctttcgtCTGCCAgcaatgtggacagagttttaCACATACaggaaaccttaaagtccacatgagaactcacactggagaaaagccttacacctgcactCTGTGCGGGAATGGCTTCACACGGGAACGAAACCTTAGGAaacacatgaatattcacactggagagaagccttttacATGTGATCACTGCTGA